One window from the genome of Candidatus Didemnitutus sp. encodes:
- a CDS encoding phosphoribosylformylglycinamidine cyclo-ligase, whose protein sequence is MSLSYESSGVNYDQLDAFKRACQRAAKTTATALTAHGYAEPASTRGESAYLIEAADHYLAHVEEGLGTKNLVADAVYAQTGKNFYREIAIDTVATIVNDLVTCGALPISVAMHAAVGESAWFADAARMQALVDGWADGCRQSGAVWGGGETPTLRGIVEKDAIVLAGSAIGKIAPKSLRITGDVRDGDAIIFLASSGVQTNGLSLCRLIASKLPQGYQTPIGHGDPRTYGEALLAPSVIYVAFVRECQRRGLKLNYVAHVTGHGWRKLMRLDESFVYEITTPREPLALFKFLEQAGPISRREMYATFNQGVGFAAYVAPETAEAVVAAARASGYDAWLAGRVKKEGARKAVVIPSLGLEYDGSTLQVR, encoded by the coding sequence ATGTCTCTGAGCTACGAATCCTCCGGCGTTAACTACGACCAGCTCGACGCGTTCAAGCGCGCCTGCCAGCGCGCGGCGAAAACGACGGCGACCGCCCTCACGGCGCACGGCTACGCCGAGCCGGCGAGCACTCGCGGCGAGAGCGCCTACCTCATCGAGGCCGCCGACCACTACCTCGCGCACGTCGAGGAAGGCCTCGGCACCAAGAACCTCGTCGCCGACGCCGTCTACGCGCAGACGGGGAAAAATTTCTACCGCGAGATCGCCATCGATACGGTCGCGACGATCGTGAACGACCTCGTTACCTGCGGCGCGTTGCCGATCTCGGTCGCGATGCACGCGGCCGTGGGCGAGTCCGCTTGGTTCGCCGACGCGGCGCGCATGCAGGCGCTCGTGGACGGCTGGGCCGACGGCTGCCGCCAGTCCGGCGCCGTCTGGGGCGGCGGTGAGACGCCGACACTCCGCGGCATCGTCGAGAAGGACGCCATCGTGCTCGCCGGCTCCGCCATCGGCAAAATCGCGCCGAAATCCCTCCGCATCACCGGCGACGTGCGCGACGGCGACGCGATCATCTTCCTCGCCAGCTCCGGCGTGCAGACCAATGGTCTTTCGCTCTGCCGCCTCATCGCCTCGAAGCTCCCGCAGGGCTACCAGACGCCCATCGGCCACGGCGACCCGCGCACGTATGGCGAGGCGCTGCTGGCGCCATCGGTGATCTACGTCGCCTTCGTGCGCGAATGCCAGCGGCGCGGCCTGAAACTCAACTACGTCGCGCACGTTACCGGTCACGGCTGGCGCAAGCTCATGCGCCTCGACGAGTCGTTTGTCTACGAGATCACGACGCCGCGCGAGCCGCTCGCGCTGTTTAAGTTTCTCGAGCAAGCCGGACCGATCTCGCGCCGCGAAATGTATGCGACCTTCAACCAAGGCGTCGGCTTCGCCGCCTACGTCGCGCCCGAGACCGCCGAGGCCGTGGTCGCCGCGGCGCGTGCATCGGGCTACGACGCCTGGCTCGCCGGCCGGGTGAAGAAGGAAGGCGCACGCAAGGCCGTCGTCATCCCGTCGCTCGGCCTCGAATACGACGGCAGCACGCTGCAGGTGCGGTGA
- a CDS encoding amidophosphoribosyltransferase, which produces MSEFLSHECGIALIRLKQPLSYYQEKYGTPLWGLYQLFLLMEKQHNRGQDGAGVACVKFDVPAGEPYMFRERNVESNPLDKIFQPMIARYNQLVGEGTVHPEFPETAKKNFDFCGELYLGHLRYGTSGGYNLSACHPYFRRSSWPTRNLVLAGNFNMTNTAALNAALTATGQHPIFATDTQALLEMLGHGLDEHHEELYRAFKARSLPGTEISRRISEDMDPAAVLREVSAQWDGGYTLIGALGNGDAFVTRDPSGIRPCHWFEDDEVVAFASERAPLCTVFHRQPSEVRELEPGTAVVVKKRGTVHVERVKPALPRAQCTFERIYFSRGNDADIYRERKALGAELATPILNAIDRDLEHTIFSFIPNTAEVAYLGLMSELRFRRRAEVKQDLLARARAGTLDEAAVDDLILRNWPRGEKIISKDAKLRTFIGQEKWRNTLASHVYDVTYGIVAPEDNLVCIDDSIVRGTTLRRSILRILGRLNPKKIIIASTAPQIRYPDCYGIDMSEVGKFIAFEAAIALLKERGQQPLIEEVYRLCRAEVDSPTAEPVNHVRKIYEPFTAEEVSKKITELVTPKGTEWKGEVEIIFQSIESLHRALPHHTGDWYFTGKYPTPGGYRVANQAYVNYFEKAEGRAY; this is translated from the coding sequence ATGAGCGAATTTCTCTCCCACGAATGTGGCATCGCCCTGATCCGGCTCAAACAGCCGCTCTCCTATTATCAGGAGAAATACGGCACGCCGCTCTGGGGCCTCTACCAGCTGTTTCTCCTGATGGAAAAGCAGCACAATCGCGGGCAGGACGGCGCGGGCGTGGCGTGCGTGAAGTTCGATGTGCCGGCGGGCGAGCCTTACATGTTCCGCGAGCGCAACGTCGAGTCGAACCCGCTCGACAAGATCTTCCAGCCGATGATCGCGCGCTACAACCAGCTCGTGGGCGAGGGGACGGTGCATCCGGAGTTTCCCGAGACGGCGAAGAAGAATTTCGATTTCTGCGGCGAACTCTATCTCGGACACCTGCGCTACGGCACCTCGGGCGGCTACAATCTCAGCGCATGCCACCCGTATTTTCGCCGCAGCTCCTGGCCGACGCGCAATCTGGTCCTCGCGGGTAATTTCAACATGACCAACACGGCGGCGCTCAACGCCGCCCTGACCGCGACCGGCCAGCACCCGATCTTCGCCACCGACACGCAGGCACTGCTCGAAATGCTCGGCCACGGTCTCGACGAGCACCACGAGGAGCTCTACCGCGCCTTCAAGGCCCGCAGCCTCCCGGGCACCGAAATCTCGCGCCGTATCAGCGAGGACATGGACCCCGCCGCCGTGCTGCGCGAGGTCTCCGCGCAATGGGACGGCGGCTACACGCTCATTGGCGCACTGGGCAACGGCGATGCCTTCGTCACGCGCGATCCGTCGGGCATCCGCCCGTGCCACTGGTTCGAGGACGACGAAGTGGTGGCGTTCGCCTCCGAGCGCGCGCCGCTCTGCACGGTTTTCCATCGCCAGCCGAGCGAGGTGCGCGAGCTCGAGCCCGGCACCGCCGTGGTCGTGAAAAAGCGTGGCACCGTCCATGTCGAGCGCGTGAAGCCTGCGTTGCCGCGCGCGCAATGCACGTTCGAGCGCATCTATTTCTCCCGCGGCAACGACGCCGACATCTACCGCGAGCGCAAGGCCCTCGGTGCCGAGCTCGCGACTCCGATCCTCAACGCCATCGACCGCGACCTCGAGCACACGATCTTCTCGTTCATCCCGAACACCGCGGAAGTCGCCTATCTCGGCCTGATGAGCGAGCTGCGCTTCCGCCGTCGCGCGGAGGTGAAACAGGACCTGCTCGCTCGCGCCCGCGCCGGCACGCTCGATGAGGCCGCCGTCGACGATCTCATCCTGCGCAACTGGCCGCGCGGCGAGAAGATCATCTCCAAGGACGCGAAGCTCCGCACGTTCATCGGCCAGGAAAAGTGGCGCAACACGCTCGCGTCGCACGTCTACGACGTCACCTACGGCATCGTCGCGCCCGAGGACAATCTCGTGTGCATCGACGACTCGATCGTGCGTGGCACCACGCTGCGCCGCTCGATCCTGCGCATCCTCGGGCGGCTGAATCCGAAGAAGATCATCATCGCGTCGACCGCACCGCAGATCCGTTACCCGGATTGCTACGGCATCGACATGTCGGAGGTCGGCAAATTCATCGCGTTCGAGGCCGCCATCGCCTTGCTCAAGGAACGTGGGCAGCAGCCGCTGATCGAGGAGGTTTACCGCCTTTGTCGCGCCGAGGTCGATTCGCCGACCGCCGAGCCGGTCAATCACGTGCGCAAGATCTACGAGCCGTTCACGGCCGAGGAGGTTTCGAAGAAGATCACCGAACTCGTCACGCCGAAGGGCACCGAGTGGAAGGGCGAGGTCGAGATCATCTTCCAATCGATCGAGAGCCTGCACCGCGCGCTCCCGCACCACACCGGCGACTGGTATTTCACCGGCAAGTATCCGACGCCCGGCGGCTACCGCGTCGCGAATCAGGCCTACGTGAACTATTTCGAAAAAGCCGAAGGCCGGGCCTACTGA
- the purL gene encoding phosphoribosylformylglycinamidine synthase, which yields MLTLRGSPALSNFRLQKLLQDLTAAGLPVRAIATEFVHVIETNTDLTTAERDVLGKILTYGPSRAAESVNGLTLVVAPRPGTLSPWSSKATDIAHICGLAKIARIERVTSFTFAFEAGYSLPATRYSLLYSRIHDRMTQVVFPDLAACAALFRHESPRPVASVPVLAQGRAALVAANKSLGLALADDEIDYLVAAFTKLGRDPHDVELMMFAQANSEHCRHKIFNASWEIDGQPRDRSLFQMIKNTYQLHRDGILSAYKDNAAVLAGSRGGRFFADPRTGEYVSSPEDIHVLCKVETHNHPTAISPFPGAATGSGGEIRDEGATGRGSKPKAGLVGFTVSNLRLPGAVQPWEKDFGKPGRIVSALDIMIEGPLGGAAFNNEFGRPAINGYFRTFEAEVPAAKGTELRGYHKPIMLAGGLGNIRAEHVQKGAINPGDKLVVLGGPAMLIGLGGGAASSMATGAGAEDLDFASVQRDNAEMERRCQEVIDRCWALGDANPISFIHDVGAGGLSNALPELVNDGGRGGRFNLRKVPNDEPGMSPLELWCNESQERYVLAVPADRIDIFAALCDRERCPFAVVGEATEEKRLVVEDPHFRNQPIDLPLDVLLGKPPRMHRKTTSASRALKPLTLGDVTLAEAIRRVLSHPTVADKTFLISIGDRSVGGLIARDQFVGPWQVPVADCGVTVAAFDATTGEAMAMGERTPVAVNNAAASARLAVGEALTNLAAAQVGALGKVNLSANWMAAPAVGSDGADLYAAVQAVGMELCPALGITIPVGKDSMSMSTVWKDGAAEKRMTAPVSLIVSAFAAVEDVRLTLTPALQRPALKRVAVERLSLSSLPSSEAPADSDGSSTSNFNSQEEDTVLLLVDLGRGQNRLGGSLLAQVLNQTGADAPDVDRAEDLKNFWNVIQQLGREQKLLAYHDRSDGGLLATAVEMAFAGHTGIELDLPAAAIKLSDNAPSVFGQLFAEELGAVLQVRASDLDHVFLALRSHGFKACTSLIGKLNASHRVVIRQAGRVLYDEDLFALRALWSDVTRRIQSLRDNPACAEQEFQLKLDRTNPGITPKLTFSPKPFNTESTEDTEKAGSSVSSATSVLKTKSRPKVAILREQGVNGEVEMAAAFTRAGFTAVDVHMTDILSGRVSLKDFRGLAACGGFSYGDVLGAGEGWAKSILFHERARAEFAAFFAREDAFALGVCNGCQMMSNLHSLIPGAGHWPRFVQNKSERFEARYVSLQVEPSPSVLFRGMTGSVLPVVVSHGEGFTEFKSADLARACNESGLVAGRYVDNFHAPTESYPLNPNGSPFGMTALTTTTGRVTIMMPHPERTIRTLNHSWAPVGWGEESPWMQLFHNARTWVG from the coding sequence ATGCTGACGCTCCGCGGCTCCCCCGCCCTCTCGAATTTTCGCCTCCAGAAGCTGCTGCAGGATCTCACCGCCGCCGGGCTGCCGGTGCGCGCGATCGCAACGGAATTCGTGCACGTCATCGAGACGAACACCGACCTGACCACCGCCGAGCGCGACGTGCTCGGAAAAATCCTCACCTACGGCCCGAGCCGCGCCGCCGAGAGCGTCAACGGTCTCACGCTCGTCGTTGCCCCGCGCCCCGGCACGCTTTCGCCATGGTCTTCCAAGGCCACCGACATCGCCCACATCTGCGGCCTGGCGAAGATCGCCCGCATCGAGCGTGTAACCTCCTTCACATTCGCCTTCGAAGCCGGCTACTCGCTACCCGCTACTCGCTACTCGCTACTGTATTCCCGCATCCACGACCGCATGACGCAGGTCGTCTTCCCGGACCTCGCCGCCTGCGCCGCCCTTTTCCGCCACGAGTCGCCGCGCCCGGTCGCGAGCGTGCCGGTGCTCGCGCAAGGCCGCGCGGCCCTCGTCGCCGCCAACAAATCCCTCGGTCTCGCGCTCGCGGACGACGAGATCGATTACCTCGTCGCCGCCTTCACCAAACTCGGGCGCGACCCGCACGACGTGGAACTGATGATGTTCGCGCAGGCGAACTCCGAACACTGCCGCCACAAGATCTTCAACGCCTCCTGGGAAATCGACGGACAGCCGCGCGACCGCTCGCTGTTCCAGATGATCAAGAACACCTATCAGCTGCACCGCGACGGCATCCTCTCCGCCTACAAGGACAACGCCGCCGTCCTCGCCGGCTCGCGCGGCGGACGCTTCTTCGCCGACCCGCGGACCGGCGAATACGTTTCCTCGCCCGAGGACATCCACGTGCTCTGCAAGGTCGAGACGCACAACCACCCGACCGCCATCTCGCCCTTTCCCGGCGCCGCCACCGGCTCGGGCGGCGAAATCCGCGACGAAGGCGCCACTGGTCGCGGCTCGAAACCCAAGGCCGGCCTCGTCGGCTTCACCGTCTCGAACCTCCGCCTCCCCGGCGCGGTGCAGCCGTGGGAAAAGGACTTCGGCAAACCCGGCCGCATCGTTTCCGCCCTCGACATCATGATCGAAGGCCCGCTCGGCGGCGCCGCCTTCAACAACGAGTTCGGCCGCCCCGCGATCAACGGCTACTTCCGCACCTTCGAGGCCGAGGTCCCCGCCGCCAAGGGCACCGAACTCCGCGGCTATCACAAACCCATCATGCTCGCCGGCGGCTTGGGCAACATCCGCGCCGAGCACGTCCAGAAAGGCGCAATCAACCCCGGCGACAAACTCGTCGTGCTCGGCGGGCCCGCGATGCTCATCGGCCTCGGCGGCGGTGCCGCCAGCTCGATGGCCACTGGCGCCGGTGCCGAGGACCTCGATTTCGCGTCCGTCCAGCGCGATAACGCCGAGATGGAGCGCCGCTGCCAGGAAGTCATCGACCGCTGCTGGGCGCTCGGCGACGCCAACCCGATCTCGTTCATCCACGACGTCGGCGCCGGCGGCCTCTCCAACGCCCTGCCCGAACTCGTGAACGACGGCGGCCGCGGCGGTCGCTTCAATCTCCGCAAAGTCCCCAACGACGAGCCGGGCATGAGCCCGCTCGAACTCTGGTGCAACGAGTCGCAGGAGCGCTACGTCCTCGCCGTGCCGGCGGACCGCATCGACATCTTCGCCGCCCTTTGCGATCGCGAACGCTGCCCGTTCGCCGTCGTCGGCGAGGCCACCGAGGAGAAACGCCTCGTGGTCGAAGACCCGCATTTTCGCAACCAGCCGATCGACCTCCCGCTCGACGTCCTGCTCGGCAAACCGCCGCGCATGCACCGGAAGACGACGAGCGCCTCTCGCGCGCTTAAGCCGCTCACGCTCGGCGACGTCACTCTGGCCGAGGCGATCCGCCGCGTGCTCTCCCACCCGACCGTCGCGGACAAGACCTTCCTCATCTCCATCGGCGACCGCTCCGTCGGCGGCCTGATCGCGCGCGACCAGTTCGTCGGCCCGTGGCAAGTTCCCGTCGCCGACTGCGGCGTGACCGTCGCCGCGTTCGACGCCACCACCGGCGAGGCCATGGCCATGGGCGAGCGCACGCCCGTCGCGGTGAACAACGCCGCCGCATCCGCCCGCCTCGCCGTCGGCGAAGCCCTCACCAATCTCGCCGCCGCTCAGGTCGGCGCGCTGGGCAAAGTCAACCTCTCCGCCAACTGGATGGCCGCGCCCGCCGTCGGCAGCGACGGCGCCGATCTCTACGCCGCCGTGCAGGCCGTCGGCATGGAACTCTGCCCCGCCCTCGGCATCACGATCCCCGTCGGCAAGGACTCCATGAGCATGAGCACCGTCTGGAAGGACGGCGCCGCCGAGAAGCGCATGACCGCGCCCGTCTCGCTCATCGTCTCCGCCTTCGCCGCCGTCGAAGACGTCCGCCTCACGCTAACGCCCGCGCTTCAGCGCCCGGCGCTGAAGCGAGTTGCAGTTGAGCGTTTAAGTTTAAGCAGCCTACCCAGCAGCGAAGCACCCGCCGACTCCGACGGCTCTTCAACTTCCAACTTCAACTCCCAAGAAGAGGACACCGTCCTCCTCTTGGTTGACCTCGGCCGCGGCCAGAACCGCCTCGGCGGCTCGCTGCTCGCGCAAGTCCTCAATCAGACCGGTGCCGACGCGCCCGACGTCGACCGCGCCGAAGACCTGAAGAATTTCTGGAACGTCATCCAGCAGCTCGGTCGCGAGCAAAAGCTCCTCGCCTACCACGATCGCTCCGACGGCGGCCTGCTCGCCACCGCGGTCGAGATGGCCTTCGCCGGCCACACCGGCATCGAACTCGATCTGCCCGCCGCCGCGATCAAGCTCAGCGACAACGCCCCGAGCGTCTTCGGCCAGCTGTTCGCCGAGGAACTCGGCGCCGTCCTCCAAGTCCGCGCTTCCGACCTCGACCACGTCTTCCTCGCGCTGCGCTCGCACGGCTTCAAGGCCTGCACCTCGCTCATCGGCAAGCTCAACGCCTCGCACCGCGTCGTCATCCGCCAGGCCGGTCGCGTCCTCTACGACGAAGACCTCTTCGCCCTCCGCGCGCTCTGGTCCGACGTCACGCGCCGCATCCAATCGCTCCGCGACAACCCCGCCTGCGCCGAGCAGGAATTCCAGCTCAAGCTCGACCGCACCAACCCCGGCATCACCCCGAAGCTCACTTTCAGCCCCAAACCTTTCAACACAGAGAGCACAGAGGACACAGAGAAGGCTGGTTCCTCTGTGTCCTCTGCGACCTCTGTGTTGAAAACAAAAAGCCGCCCGAAGGTCGCGATCCTCCGCGAGCAGGGCGTGAACGGCGAAGTCGAGATGGCCGCCGCGTTCACGCGCGCCGGCTTCACCGCCGTGGACGTGCACATGACCGACATCCTCAGCGGCCGCGTGTCGCTGAAGGATTTCCGCGGCCTCGCCGCCTGCGGCGGCTTCAGCTACGGCGACGTCCTCGGCGCCGGCGAAGGTTGGGCCAAGAGCATCCTCTTCCACGAGCGCGCCCGCGCCGAGTTCGCCGCCTTCTTCGCCCGCGAGGACGCGTTCGCCCTCGGCGTGTGCAACGGCTGCCAGATGATGAGCAACCTCCACTCTCTCATCCCGGGCGCCGGTCACTGGCCGCGTTTCGTGCAGAACAAATCCGAGCGCTTCGAGGCCCGCTACGTCTCGCTCCAGGTCGAGCCGAGCCCGAGCGTGCTTTTCCGCGGCATGACCGGCTCCGTGCTCCCCGTCGTCGTTTCGCACGGCGAGGGCTTCACCGAGTTCAAGAGCGCTGACCTCGCGCGCGCTTGCAACGAATCCGGCCTCGTCGCCGGCCGCTACGTCGACAACTTCCACGCGCCGACGGAATCCTATCCGCTCAACCCGAACGGCTCGCCCTTCGGCATGACCGCGCTCACGACCACCACCGGCCGCGTCACGATCATGATGCCGCACCCTGAGCGCACCATCCGCACGCTCAACCACAGCTGGGCCCCCGTCGGCTGGGGCGAAGAGAGCCCGTGGATGCAACTCTTCCACAACGCTCGCACTTGGGTCGGTTGA
- a CDS encoding DUF4339 domain-containing protein: MPPKLSGDDTIGYLVQIDGQLRGPFHLEGLESLAYLGQLTPDSLIRRESEPEFTAIKTTPLLATLFPKYIERTAPAAWGKPGAPATATATAPSRNPLGFGTAKFERVNSAPDVGQKVDVTTMLNEVRQMERDAGLDEVKPERFRVSRRTRDFWIMLIAGNALLLGGGIAMQSLTSLVFAIGGMGLFTFGLLWSMYGVMDRY, translated from the coding sequence ATGCCTCCCAAGCTTTCCGGTGACGACACCATCGGCTACCTCGTCCAAATCGACGGCCAGCTCCGCGGCCCCTTCCATCTCGAAGGCCTCGAATCGCTCGCTTATCTCGGGCAACTCACGCCCGACTCCCTGATTCGCCGCGAAAGCGAACCCGAATTCACGGCCATCAAAACCACGCCGCTGCTCGCGACGCTGTTCCCCAAATACATCGAGCGCACCGCGCCCGCCGCATGGGGCAAACCGGGCGCGCCGGCCACTGCCACCGCTACGGCCCCCTCGCGCAACCCGCTCGGTTTCGGCACCGCGAAATTCGAGCGGGTGAACTCCGCGCCCGATGTCGGCCAGAAGGTCGACGTCACGACCATGCTCAACGAAGTGCGCCAGATGGAGCGCGACGCCGGACTCGACGAGGTGAAACCGGAACGCTTCCGCGTGTCGCGGCGCACGCGGGATTTCTGGATCATGCTCATCGCCGGCAACGCCCTGCTCCTCGGCGGCGGCATCGCCATGCAAAGCCTCACCAGCCTCGTCTTCGCCATCGGCGGCATGGGACTTTTCACCTTCGGCCTGCTCTGGTCGATGTATGGCGTGATGGATCGCTACTGA
- a CDS encoding isovaleryl-CoA dehydrogenase, whose amino-acid sequence MQLAPSLTEEIDALRQTVRDFAAKEIAPRAASIDEKNDFPHDLWRKLGDLGLLGISVPEEFGGSGMGYLAHLVAMEEISRASASVGLAYGAHSNLCVNNLFLNGNADQRARYLPKLCSGKFVGALAMSESGAGSDVVGSMACSAVRRGGRWIANGTKMWITNGPDADVLIVYMRTAPKDAGSKAMTAFLVERGMKGFKTAQKLDKLGMRGSNTCELVFDDCEIPEENILGEVNGGSRVLMKGLDTERCVLSGGPLGIMQAALDVVLPYVHARKQFGSAIGTFGLMQGKIADMYVALQSARAFSYQVARSLDAGLGRAARKDAAACILYASERGVKVALEAIQALGGNGYINDYPTGRLLRDAKLYDIGAGTNEIRRILIGRELYNETAS is encoded by the coding sequence ATGCAGCTCGCCCCCTCGCTCACCGAAGAAATCGATGCCCTGCGCCAGACCGTCCGCGATTTCGCCGCCAAGGAAATCGCCCCGCGCGCCGCCTCCATCGACGAGAAAAACGACTTCCCGCACGACCTCTGGCGCAAGCTCGGCGACCTCGGCCTCCTCGGCATCAGCGTGCCCGAGGAATTCGGCGGCAGCGGCATGGGCTACCTCGCCCACCTCGTCGCGATGGAGGAAATCTCCCGCGCGTCCGCCTCGGTCGGCCTCGCCTACGGCGCGCACTCGAATCTCTGCGTCAACAACCTGTTCCTGAACGGCAACGCCGACCAGCGCGCGCGCTACCTCCCGAAGCTCTGCTCGGGCAAATTCGTCGGCGCGCTCGCCATGTCCGAGTCCGGCGCCGGCTCCGACGTCGTCGGCTCGATGGCGTGCAGCGCCGTGCGCCGCGGCGGACGCTGGATCGCCAACGGCACGAAGATGTGGATCACCAACGGCCCCGACGCCGATGTCCTCATCGTCTACATGCGCACCGCGCCGAAGGACGCCGGCTCGAAAGCCATGACCGCCTTCCTCGTCGAGCGCGGCATGAAGGGTTTCAAGACCGCCCAAAAACTCGACAAGCTCGGCATGCGCGGCTCGAACACCTGCGAACTCGTCTTCGACGACTGTGAGATTCCCGAGGAGAACATCCTCGGCGAGGTCAACGGCGGCTCGCGCGTCCTCATGAAGGGCCTCGACACCGAGCGCTGTGTGCTCTCCGGCGGTCCGCTCGGCATCATGCAGGCCGCGCTCGACGTCGTGCTGCCCTACGTCCATGCACGCAAACAATTCGGCTCCGCCATCGGCACCTTCGGGCTCATGCAGGGCAAGATCGCCGACATGTATGTCGCGCTCCAAAGCGCCCGCGCCTTCAGCTATCAGGTCGCGCGCTCGCTCGACGCCGGCCTCGGCCGCGCCGCGCGCAAGGACGCCGCCGCCTGCATCCTCTACGCCTCCGAGCGCGGCGTGAAGGTCGCCCTCGAGGCCATCCAGGCCCTCGGCGGCAACGGCTACATCAACGACTACCCGACCGGCCGCCTGCTGCGCGACGCCAAGCTCTACGACATCGGCGCCGGCACGAACGAGATCCGCCGCATCCTCATCGGCCGCGAGCTTTACAACGAAACGGCGAGCTGA
- a CDS encoding class I SAM-dependent methyltransferase, with product MDHREAGKYWQANADAWTRLARAGYDVYRDHLNTPAFLELLPPIAERRGLDLGCGEGHNTRQLALRGARVTGLDIAEKFITHARAEENRSPLGIDYVCASAVELPFADASFDFATAFMALMDIPDAKAVLRESYRVLRPGGFLQFSISHPCFDTPHRNNRRTLLGRTRAIEVGDYFEGHKPRVEEWIFGAAPQALKTQLPPFRIPVFHRTLTAWTKLLLDAGFVIEALNEPRPDDETVRRVPALQDAQVVAYFLHIRVRKPERI from the coding sequence ATGGACCACCGCGAGGCGGGAAAATACTGGCAGGCCAACGCCGACGCTTGGACGCGCCTCGCGCGCGCCGGCTACGACGTCTACCGCGACCATCTGAACACCCCGGCCTTTCTCGAACTGCTGCCGCCCATCGCCGAGCGGCGCGGCCTCGATCTCGGCTGCGGCGAAGGCCACAACACCCGCCAGCTCGCCCTCCGCGGCGCGCGCGTCACGGGCCTCGACATTGCGGAGAAATTCATCACCCACGCCCGCGCCGAGGAAAACCGCTCTCCCCTCGGCATCGACTACGTCTGCGCGAGTGCAGTGGAGCTGCCGTTCGCCGATGCGTCGTTCGACTTCGCCACGGCGTTCATGGCGTTGATGGACATTCCCGACGCGAAGGCGGTGCTGCGCGAAAGCTACCGCGTGCTGCGCCCGGGCGGCTTCCTCCAATTCTCCATCTCACATCCCTGCTTCGACACCCCGCACCGGAACAACCGCCGCACGCTGCTCGGCCGCACCCGCGCCATCGAGGTCGGCGACTATTTTGAAGGCCACAAGCCGCGCGTCGAAGAGTGGATCTTCGGCGCCGCGCCGCAGGCGTTGAAGACGCAGCTGCCGCCGTTCCGCATTCCGGTTTTCCACCGCACGCTCACCGCGTGGACGAAACTGCTCCTCGATGCGGGCTTCGTGATCGAGGCCTTGAATGAACCGCGTCCCGACGACGAAACCGTGCGCCGCGTCCCCGCGCTCCAAGACGCCCAAGTCGTCGCCTATTTTCTCCACATCCGCGTGCGGAAACCGGAACGAATCTGA
- a CDS encoding ParB N-terminal domain-containing protein gives MQSQLQEIPLDKINLFGGTQTRLRTNDDAVESYAEEMGRGTVFPPIDVYFDGSTYWLADGFHRYLATKRNGTPAIAANVQPGGRTEALRHALGANATNGVYRTNGDKRNAVEIALEEWPELANAALAEICKVSHELVRTCRQQMVKAGRIPEVITVQGRDGKMYPGAIERQPRGKNEGASSEKGGTGGGAGGGGFSKGKGDGGALGGTSSELETEARQMIRNGEINPFELAKMASATPLDYAVTTIKLLETMRRDHPQRREGLVKLRDWIERELRGESA, from the coding sequence ATGCAATCCCAGCTTCAGGAAATTCCTCTCGATAAGATCAATCTCTTCGGCGGCACGCAGACGCGCCTGAGGACCAACGACGATGCGGTCGAGAGTTACGCCGAGGAGATGGGCCGCGGAACGGTGTTCCCGCCCATCGACGTCTATTTCGACGGCAGCACCTACTGGCTCGCGGACGGGTTTCACCGCTACCTCGCCACGAAGCGCAACGGCACGCCCGCGATCGCGGCGAATGTGCAGCCGGGCGGACGCACGGAGGCCTTGCGCCATGCGCTCGGGGCGAACGCCACCAACGGCGTCTATCGCACCAACGGCGACAAGCGCAACGCGGTAGAAATCGCGCTGGAGGAGTGGCCCGAGCTGGCCAACGCCGCGCTCGCGGAGATTTGCAAGGTGTCGCATGAACTCGTGCGCACTTGCCGCCAGCAGATGGTCAAGGCCGGCCGCATCCCCGAGGTCATCACCGTGCAGGGCCGCGATGGAAAAATGTATCCCGGTGCGATCGAGCGCCAGCCGCGCGGGAAAAACGAGGGCGCTTCGAGCGAGAAAGGCGGCACCGGTGGCGGTGCCGGCGGGGGCGGATTCTCGAAAGGCAAGGGCGACGGCGGTGCGCTCGGCGGCACGTCCAGCGAACTCGAGACCGAGGCGCGCCAGATGATTCGCAACGGCGAGATCAATCCGTTCGAGCTGGCCAAGATGGCCAGCGCGACCCCGCTCGATTATGCGGTGACGACGATCAAGCTGCTCGAGACGATGCGGCGTGATCATCCCCAGCGGCGCGAGGGTTTGGTGAAGCTGCGCGATTGGATCGAGCGCGAGCTGCGCGGCGAGTCGGCCTGA
- a CDS encoding DUF1428 domain-containing protein, whose amino-acid sequence MPTYVDGYLLPIPKKNVAAYRKMAAHAAKIWKRHGALSYCEAVLDDPGGQFCAPFTKIVKLKPGETLILAHVTYKSRAQRDKVNKAVMADPDLMAACDPNKMPFDAKRMAFSGFSAIVEA is encoded by the coding sequence ATGCCTACCTACGTCGACGGATACCTGCTCCCGATCCCGAAGAAAAACGTCGCGGCCTACCGCAAGATGGCCGCCCATGCCGCGAAAATCTGGAAGCGCCACGGCGCGCTCAGCTATTGCGAGGCCGTGCTGGACGATCCGGGCGGCCAGTTTTGCGCGCCCTTCACGAAGATCGTGAAACTCAAGCCCGGCGAAACGCTCATCCTCGCGCATGTGACCTACAAATCCCGCGCGCAGCGCGACAAGGTGAACAAGGCCGTGATGGCCGACCCCGATCTGATGGCCGCCTGCGATCCGAACAAGATGCCCTTCGACGCGAAGCGGATGGCCTTCAGCGGATTCTCGGCGATCGTCGAGGCGTGA